The following proteins are co-located in the Verrucomicrobiia bacterium genome:
- a CDS encoding class I SAM-dependent methyltransferase: MDVYEHNREAWDARVREKKRHTSVATEEDFRNPLLALDRIGWLPQPIAGKRVLCLGSGGGRQGPLFAAVGSIVTVVDISPAMLEQDHAVAKQRGLKLETLAASMDDLSQLASATFDVVVQPVSTCYVPDIRKVYHEVARVTKPGGMYMSKHKQPLNLQATLKPTPYGYVVQEEYYRQGPLPESAPSVHREAGTMEFVHRWGDLLGGLCKAGFIIEEVMEPRYTEKDAAHGSFSHRSAFIPPYIELKARRLETKADSGPKIWTPQMGIDALKNS; encoded by the coding sequence ATGGACGTTTACGAACATAATCGCGAGGCATGGGATGCGCGCGTTCGAGAGAAGAAGCGCCACACTTCCGTGGCCACGGAAGAAGATTTCCGCAATCCCCTGCTCGCCCTGGATCGCATCGGTTGGTTGCCGCAACCCATCGCGGGCAAGCGTGTGCTCTGTCTCGGCAGTGGCGGCGGAAGACAAGGTCCGCTCTTCGCCGCTGTGGGTTCGATTGTGACGGTGGTGGACATCAGCCCGGCCATGCTGGAGCAAGACCATGCGGTGGCTAAGCAACGCGGGCTCAAGCTCGAAACGCTCGCAGCGTCCATGGATGATTTGTCACAGCTTGCATCAGCTACCTTCGATGTGGTGGTGCAACCTGTGAGCACATGTTACGTGCCAGACATTCGCAAGGTTTACCATGAAGTGGCGCGCGTAACGAAACCAGGTGGTATGTATATGAGCAAGCACAAGCAGCCGCTCAATTTGCAAGCGACGCTCAAGCCGACACCTTATGGTTACGTGGTGCAGGAGGAGTATTATCGCCAAGGACCGTTACCTGAGAGCGCGCCCAGTGTGCATCGTGAAGCCGGCACGATGGAGTTCGTGCATCGCTGGGGCGATCTGCTCGGCGGCCTGTGCAAGGCCGGCTTCATCATCGAAGAAGTGATGGAGCCGCGCTATACGGAGAAGGATGCCGCGCACGGCAGCTTCAGCCATCGCTCGGCGTTCATACCGCCTTACATCGAACTGAAAGCGCGTCGTCTGGAGACGAAAGCTGACAGTGGCCCCAAGATCTGGACACCGCAGATGGGCATCGATGCGTTGAAGAATTCCTGA
- a CDS encoding sulfatase-like hydrolase/transferase: MKSLCLVLCVSVLALNLFGADKPERPNIILMMGDDHGWEETGYNGHPHVKTPVLDEMARSGLRFDRFYAAHPSCSPTRASFLTGRHPNRMGTFAPGWSFRPQEVTIAQILRNAGYRCGHFGKWHVGAVKQESPVSPGAMGFHEWLSHDNFFELNPSLSRNGGAPEVFKGESSEVLVNETIRFIDAATQAKQPFLTVVWFGSPHEPYSGGSADLALYDDLPGKYKKPVKLTSNETGGAVTRPQGEVLRERYAEITAMDRAIGTLRKHLAAQGLRENTLIFYCGDNGTSADAALGFPHRGVKGQVYEGGILVPGIIEWPARIPKPRVTDFRASTSDLLPTLCALAGQPLPSRPLDGVDLSPVLTDKLQVRSSPLYFWEYNTSRFAGSKPEPYIDPKLQAGTTPLVKLQGGKATRDFTNYRHPAITELDYRGPRAILDGNFKLVVHEGKDDVLRQELFDLKADPAEKQNLFNERPDTARKLQAQLREWQQSTLKSLTGADYGK; the protein is encoded by the coding sequence ATGAAATCCCTTTGCTTGGTGCTGTGCGTTTCTGTTCTGGCGTTGAACCTGTTCGGCGCGGACAAACCGGAGCGCCCGAATATCATCCTTATGATGGGTGATGATCATGGTTGGGAGGAGACCGGGTACAACGGGCATCCGCATGTAAAAACACCCGTGCTCGATGAGATGGCACGATCCGGTCTCCGCTTTGACCGGTTCTATGCTGCGCACCCGAGCTGTTCCCCGACCCGAGCCAGCTTCCTGACCGGCCGGCATCCGAACCGGATGGGCACATTCGCCCCCGGCTGGTCCTTCCGTCCGCAAGAGGTGACCATAGCGCAGATTCTCCGGAATGCCGGCTATCGCTGCGGCCATTTTGGTAAATGGCATGTTGGAGCGGTGAAGCAGGAGTCGCCTGTAAGTCCCGGGGCGATGGGGTTTCACGAATGGCTTTCGCATGACAATTTTTTCGAACTGAACCCGTCCCTCTCACGGAACGGCGGTGCGCCGGAAGTCTTCAAAGGAGAAAGCTCGGAAGTCCTGGTCAACGAGACGATTCGTTTTATCGATGCGGCAACGCAGGCAAAGCAGCCTTTCCTGACCGTCGTCTGGTTTGGTTCACCACACGAACCTTACAGTGGAGGCTCCGCCGATCTGGCCCTGTATGATGATCTGCCCGGCAAATACAAAAAGCCCGTCAAGCTGACCTCCAACGAGACTGGCGGGGCGGTGACACGGCCACAGGGCGAGGTCTTGCGCGAACGTTATGCTGAGATCACCGCGATGGACCGGGCCATCGGTACCTTGCGCAAGCATCTGGCGGCGCAAGGCCTGAGGGAAAATACGTTGATCTTTTACTGCGGGGATAATGGCACCTCAGCGGACGCTGCCTTGGGATTTCCCCATCGCGGTGTCAAAGGGCAGGTGTACGAGGGCGGCATCCTGGTGCCGGGAATCATCGAGTGGCCCGCCCGCATCCCCAAACCACGGGTCACCGATTTCCGCGCGTCCACCAGCGATCTTTTGCCCACGCTGTGTGCTCTCGCCGGCCAACCCTTGCCCTCCCGACCGCTGGATGGCGTGGATCTCAGTCCGGTTTTGACAGACAAGCTCCAGGTGCGATCCAGTCCCTTATATTTCTGGGAATACAACACCTCCCGATTCGCCGGCAGCAAGCCTGAGCCGTATATTGATCCCAAGCTCCAGGCCGGAACCACTCCGCTGGTCAAATTGCAGGGTGGCAAAGCGACCCGCGATTTTACCAACTACCGGCACCCGGCCATCACAGAACTGGATTATCGGGGACCGCGCGCGATCCTCGATGGGAATTTCAAGCTGGTGGTTCACGAAGGGAAGGATGACGTGCTGCGGCAGGAACTCTTTGACCTGAAAGCGGATCCGGCTGAAAAACAGAACCTGTTTAACGAGCGGCCGGACACCGCCCGTAAACTCCAAGCCCAGCTCCGGGAGTGGCAACAATCAACGCTCAAGAGCCTCACCGGTGCCGACTATGGGAAGTGA
- a CDS encoding bile acid:sodium symporter family protein, with amino-acid sequence MQRLLAHATNLFPVWVLAGGLLALVHPPLFTWFDSNLIVLGLAIIMLGMGVTLTFQDFKDVLKMPRPIAVGFFAQFSIMPFLGWSVARMLELPTPFAVGLILVSCCPGGTASNVVTFLARANVALSVLMTMCTTFAAVFMTPLLTKWLAGTLIHVDAWGLFFSTVQVVILPVVIGLLANHYSPKLVNSIQPVAPLISVVTIALICASIIGQSATAVKDSAGKLILAVFLLHALGFLLGYLFARILGYDKQVCRTVSIEVGMQNSGLGVVLAKKHFPAEPLTAVPCAISSVFHSVIGSVLAGIWRWRN; translated from the coding sequence ATGCAACGTCTGCTCGCGCACGCCACCAATCTGTTTCCCGTTTGGGTGCTGGCCGGAGGCTTGCTCGCGCTGGTGCATCCGCCGCTCTTCACGTGGTTCGATAGCAATCTCATCGTGCTCGGCCTGGCGATCATCATGTTGGGCATGGGCGTGACGCTGACGTTCCAAGATTTCAAAGACGTGCTGAAGATGCCGCGTCCGATCGCCGTGGGATTCTTCGCACAATTCTCAATCATGCCCTTTCTCGGCTGGAGCGTGGCGAGAATGTTAGAGCTTCCGACGCCTTTTGCCGTAGGCTTGATCCTGGTCTCCTGCTGTCCGGGCGGAACGGCCTCGAACGTGGTGACGTTTCTCGCCCGTGCGAACGTCGCTTTGTCGGTGCTGATGACGATGTGCACCACGTTTGCCGCCGTTTTCATGACGCCATTGCTGACCAAATGGCTCGCCGGAACTTTGATCCATGTGGATGCTTGGGGCCTGTTCTTCAGCACGGTGCAAGTGGTCATCCTTCCGGTCGTCATCGGGCTGCTGGCGAATCATTATTCACCGAAACTGGTAAATTCGATCCAGCCTGTAGCCCCGCTCATCTCAGTAGTTACCATTGCATTGATCTGTGCGAGCATCATCGGCCAGAGCGCAACGGCGGTCAAAGACTCAGCAGGGAAACTGATTCTTGCAGTGTTTCTCTTGCATGCGCTGGGCTTTTTGCTCGGGTACCTTTTCGCCCGCATCTTGGGTTATGACAAACAAGTGTGCCGTACCGTTTCTATCGAAGTGGGCATGCAAAACTCCGGTCTCGGCGTTGTGCTTGCAAAGAAACATTTCCCCGCTGAACCGCTCACGGCCGTGCCTTGCGCCATTTCCAGTGTTTTCCATTCCGTCATCGGCAGTGTGCTGGCGGGCATCTGGCGCTGGCGCAACTGA
- the katG gene encoding catalase/peroxidase HPI, with amino-acid sequence MSSTETKCPFTHATAGGGTTNRDWWPNQLRVDLLNQHSSKSDPMGEEFDYAKEFASLDYAALKKDIAALMTDSQDWWPADFGHYGPLFIRMAWHSAGTYRTGDGRGGGGRGQQRFAPLNSWPDNVSLDKARRLLWPIKQKYGRKISWADLMILTGNVALETMGFKTFGFAGGRADTWEPDMDVYWGREVKWLGGDIRYAHGSEGVEKEHGVLVSEDDADGKIHSRNLENPLAAVQMGLIYVNPEGPDGNPDPIAAARDIRDTFGRMAMNDEETVALIAGGHTFGKTHGAAPASHVGKEPEAACLSEQGFGWSNSFGTGKGGDTITSGLEVTWTTTPTKWSNNFFENLFGYEWELTKSPAGAHQWTPKNGAGNGKVPHAHDEGKRIAPSMLTTDLALRFDPAYEKISRRFLENPAQFADAFARAWFKLTHRDMGPRARYLGPEVPKEELIWQDPIPAVNHPLINEQDAAVLKGKILASGLTVSELVSTAWASASTFRGSDKRGGANGARIRLAPQKDWAVNQPAQLAKVIKTLEGIQSAFQAGGKKVSLADLIVVGGCAGVEQAAKNAGHTVTVPFTPGRADASQEQTDVESFAVMEPVADGFRNHLKKRYRVPAEALLIDKAQLLTLTAPEMTVLIGGLRVLKTNVGNTPYGVFTKRPEALTNDFFVNLLDMGTEWKPVSSDAEVFDGRDRATGKTKWSGTRVDLVFGSDSRLRAVAEVYASADAEKKFVKDFVAAWAKVMNLDRFDLE; translated from the coding sequence ATGTCATCAACCGAAACCAAATGCCCGTTCACACATGCCACCGCTGGTGGCGGCACGACTAATCGCGACTGGTGGCCGAACCAGTTGAGAGTGGACTTGCTGAATCAGCATTCTTCCAAATCCGACCCGATGGGGGAGGAGTTTGATTATGCGAAAGAGTTCGCGAGCCTTGATTATGCAGCATTGAAGAAGGACATCGCAGCGTTGATGACGGATTCGCAGGATTGGTGGCCGGCGGACTTCGGTCATTACGGTCCGCTGTTCATCCGCATGGCCTGGCACAGTGCGGGTACTTATCGCACCGGTGATGGCCGTGGTGGCGGTGGTCGTGGTCAGCAACGCTTTGCTCCGCTGAATAGCTGGCCGGATAACGTGAGCCTGGACAAGGCGCGTCGATTGCTCTGGCCGATCAAGCAGAAGTATGGCCGCAAGATTTCCTGGGCGGACTTGATGATACTTACGGGCAATGTCGCGCTGGAGACGATGGGCTTCAAGACGTTCGGTTTCGCGGGCGGACGTGCTGATACTTGGGAGCCGGATATGGATGTGTATTGGGGCCGCGAGGTCAAATGGCTCGGCGGTGATATCCGTTACGCGCATGGTTCCGAAGGTGTGGAGAAAGAACACGGCGTGCTTGTCTCAGAGGATGATGCAGACGGAAAGATCCACAGCCGCAATCTGGAGAATCCGCTGGCGGCGGTGCAGATGGGGTTGATCTATGTGAATCCGGAAGGTCCGGATGGCAATCCTGATCCGATCGCAGCGGCGCGTGACATCCGCGACACGTTCGGTCGCATGGCGATGAATGATGAAGAGACGGTGGCGCTGATCGCGGGTGGTCACACGTTTGGCAAGACGCATGGTGCCGCGCCGGCATCGCATGTGGGCAAGGAGCCGGAAGCGGCTTGCCTTAGTGAGCAGGGCTTCGGATGGAGCAACAGTTTCGGTACGGGCAAAGGCGGCGATACGATCACGAGCGGCTTGGAAGTCACGTGGACCACGACGCCGACGAAGTGGAGCAACAACTTCTTCGAAAACTTGTTCGGCTACGAATGGGAACTCACGAAGAGTCCGGCAGGTGCGCATCAGTGGACGCCGAAGAACGGTGCGGGAAATGGCAAGGTGCCTCATGCGCATGATGAAGGGAAACGCATCGCGCCTTCCATGCTGACGACGGATCTCGCACTGCGCTTTGATCCGGCTTACGAGAAGATATCGCGCCGATTCCTGGAGAATCCTGCGCAGTTCGCTGACGCGTTTGCACGGGCTTGGTTCAAGCTCACTCATCGTGATATGGGGCCGCGGGCACGTTACCTTGGGCCAGAGGTGCCGAAGGAAGAGCTCATCTGGCAGGATCCGATTCCGGCGGTGAATCATCCGTTGATCAATGAGCAGGATGCGGCAGTGCTGAAGGGCAAGATTCTGGCATCGGGCCTGACTGTCTCCGAACTGGTTTCTACGGCTTGGGCATCTGCGTCGACGTTCCGTGGTTCGGACAAGCGTGGCGGTGCGAATGGTGCGCGCATCCGTCTGGCGCCGCAGAAGGATTGGGCGGTCAATCAACCGGCTCAATTGGCGAAAGTGATCAAGACTTTGGAGGGCATCCAGAGCGCGTTCCAAGCGGGTGGCAAGAAAGTCTCGCTGGCAGACTTGATCGTGGTCGGTGGCTGCGCTGGTGTGGAGCAGGCGGCGAAGAATGCGGGCCACACGGTTACGGTGCCGTTCACGCCGGGGCGCGCGGATGCTTCGCAAGAGCAGACGGATGTGGAATCTTTCGCTGTGATGGAACCTGTCGCGGATGGTTTCCGGAATCATCTCAAGAAGAGATATCGTGTCCCGGCGGAAGCATTGCTGATCGACAAGGCGCAGTTGCTGACATTGACGGCCCCTGAAATGACGGTGCTCATCGGCGGCCTGCGAGTCTTGAAGACCAATGTGGGAAACACGCCGTACGGTGTCTTCACCAAGCGTCCGGAAGCGTTGACGAATGACTTCTTCGTGAACTTGCTCGACATGGGCACTGAGTGGAAGCCGGTGTCATCAGATGCAGAAGTGTTCGATGGGCGTGATCGTGCCACGGGTAAGACGAAATGGAGCGGCACGCGTGTGGACCTGGTCTTCGGATCGGATTCACGTCTGCGCGCGGTGGCAGAGGTCTATGCCAGTGCGGATGCGGAGAAGAAGTTTGTGAAGGACTTCGTTGCTGCGTGGGCCAAGGTGATGAACCTGGACCGCTTTGATCTCGAGTAA
- a CDS encoding VCBS repeat-containing protein, protein MFRREFSPHVSKASVFQRLKAYAGLGALSGSLLSTTAADAPKTFGFAGKEIYPIDSQFSLLRSADIDGDGLNDLIVVNNSRSKINILFNQTGKPPEKRKEVIGAKKEINELPTDARFKIDAIASEKRIASIAVKDLNGDKKPDIAYYGEPKELVVILNDGKNGWSTPKRWPIDDGQLTPNGLTEGDINGDKRNDLILLSESFLYVLKQKEDGTLAEPEKIPFTGNVKALQVLDINGDGRDDLLLVNWDNANPFRFRLQDTEGNLGPETHFEQPPIRSYWSDDLDGDGRTEIVTIAQASGRAQIYNFTQKNAESTLGQLKLGQMEVLPLTRTDKSRRGTLWLDVNKDKRDDLIVAEPNSGQITVYLAQAKGGLGSPQTFPSLAGVTDLAAADWDDDGQKEVFLLSSDERQIGVTRFSAKGRLAFPEVLPIKGRPLAFAAGAILKGDKQQLAVIVDDDGKRSLQFLTPKGAPVTHKLSDSFKSNPAAMHLHDVDQDGLTDLLVLIPYEKVKILRQQADGKFEEIDVAPPGGTMEQPWMATLDADADGKPELLLAQKNFLRAVVLEREENKNGESSKDTLWRLKVKEQINGSAANSRITGAAAVPSGKGKAATLFLLDAERKALTVCERSESGVWQAVKNLSLAVTDFNTLLPMAMNATSANTLSLIGANSIGWLNPAGQVWELTELDSYESPIKDAYLMDVVSGDLNNDKVKDLVFLETGKNYIDIVTYEKPHHLSPANRWQVFEERTFRGRRGGQPEPREAVVIDLTGDGKNDLAIIVHDRIIVYPQE, encoded by the coding sequence ATGTTTCGCCGCGAGTTTTCTCCGCACGTTTCCAAGGCCTCCGTATTTCAACGTCTGAAAGCCTACGCGGGGCTCGGTGCCCTCTCTGGTTCCCTGTTAAGCACCACCGCCGCTGATGCCCCCAAGACCTTCGGCTTCGCTGGCAAAGAGATTTACCCCATCGATAGCCAGTTCAGCCTCCTCCGTTCTGCCGATATCGATGGCGATGGCCTCAACGACCTCATCGTCGTCAACAACTCGCGCTCCAAGATCAACATCCTCTTCAACCAGACCGGTAAACCGCCCGAGAAGCGCAAAGAAGTCATCGGTGCTAAAAAAGAGATCAATGAATTGCCCACCGACGCCCGCTTCAAGATCGACGCCATCGCCTCCGAGAAGCGCATCGCCAGCATCGCGGTAAAAGATTTGAACGGCGATAAAAAGCCGGACATCGCCTACTATGGCGAACCCAAAGAACTCGTCGTCATCCTCAACGACGGCAAGAACGGCTGGAGCACCCCCAAGCGCTGGCCCATCGATGACGGTCAGCTCACTCCCAACGGTCTTACCGAGGGCGACATCAACGGCGACAAACGCAATGATCTCATCCTCCTGTCCGAGAGCTTCCTTTACGTCCTGAAACAAAAAGAAGATGGCACGCTCGCCGAACCTGAAAAGATTCCCTTCACCGGCAATGTGAAAGCGCTGCAAGTATTGGACATCAACGGCGATGGTCGCGATGACCTTCTGCTCGTGAATTGGGATAACGCGAACCCTTTCCGCTTCCGTCTGCAAGACACCGAGGGCAATCTCGGACCTGAGACCCATTTCGAGCAGCCACCCATCCGCTCCTATTGGTCCGATGACCTCGATGGCGATGGCCGTACCGAGATCGTCACCATCGCACAAGCCTCCGGCCGCGCGCAGATCTATAACTTCACGCAAAAGAACGCCGAATCCACCCTCGGCCAACTCAAGCTCGGCCAGATGGAAGTCCTCCCGCTCACGCGCACCGACAAATCCCGTCGCGGCACACTCTGGCTGGATGTGAACAAGGACAAGCGCGATGATCTCATCGTCGCCGAGCCGAACAGCGGCCAGATCACCGTCTATCTCGCGCAGGCGAAAGGTGGCCTCGGCTCACCTCAAACCTTCCCTTCGCTCGCTGGCGTCACCGATCTCGCCGCTGCCGATTGGGATGACGATGGCCAGAAAGAAGTCTTCCTGCTCAGCAGCGATGAACGTCAGATCGGCGTCACCCGCTTCTCCGCGAAAGGCCGCCTTGCCTTTCCTGAAGTGCTGCCCATCAAGGGTCGCCCCCTCGCCTTCGCCGCCGGCGCCATTTTGAAAGGCGATAAGCAGCAACTCGCCGTCATCGTAGATGACGACGGCAAACGCAGTCTCCAGTTCCTCACACCGAAAGGCGCACCTGTCACGCACAAGCTCTCCGACAGCTTCAAGTCCAACCCCGCCGCCATGCATCTGCATGACGTGGATCAGGACGGGCTCACTGATCTGCTTGTGCTCATCCCCTACGAGAAGGTGAAAATCCTCCGTCAGCAGGCGGATGGTAAATTCGAAGAGATCGATGTCGCCCCTCCTGGCGGCACTATGGAGCAACCTTGGATGGCCACGCTGGATGCCGATGCGGATGGCAAACCCGAACTCCTCCTCGCGCAAAAGAACTTCCTCCGCGCCGTTGTTCTCGAGCGTGAAGAAAACAAAAACGGCGAAAGCAGCAAAGACACTCTCTGGCGCTTGAAGGTGAAAGAGCAAATCAACGGCTCCGCCGCGAACTCCCGCATCACCGGTGCCGCCGCAGTTCCTTCAGGCAAAGGCAAAGCCGCCACACTCTTCCTCCTGGATGCCGAACGCAAAGCGCTTACCGTCTGTGAGCGCAGCGAATCCGGCGTCTGGCAGGCAGTAAAAAATCTCTCCCTCGCCGTTACTGACTTCAACACGCTGTTGCCCATGGCCATGAACGCCACTTCCGCGAACACACTCTCCCTCATCGGCGCGAACAGCATCGGCTGGCTGAATCCCGCTGGCCAGGTCTGGGAACTCACCGAACTGGACAGCTACGAATCTCCTATCAAAGACGCCTACCTCATGGACGTCGTCTCCGGTGATCTGAATAACGACAAGGTGAAAGACCTCGTGTTCCTTGAGACCGGCAAGAACTACATCGACATCGTCACCTATGAGAAGCCGCACCACCTCTCGCCCGCCAATCGCTGGCAGGTTTTCGAGGAACGCACCTTCCGTGGCCGTCGCGGCGGCCAGCCCGAACCGCGCGAAGCCGTGGTCATCGACCTCACCGGCGATGGCAAGAACGACCTCGCCATCATCGTCCATGACCGCATCATCGTTTACCCGCAGGAATAA
- a CDS encoding sulfite exporter TauE/SafE family protein translates to MFLTCALVGLIAQMIDGALGMAYGVSCNTFLLSVGIAPAAAAASVKTAEVFTTGVSGLAHLKLGNVDKKLFHRLVFPGVIGGVLGAYILTNLDGDKIKPYIAIYLLIMGAVIIKKAFKRPVHKEEKHHHVSALGFFGAFMDAIGGGGWGPIVTSTLLAGGREPRTAIGSVNTAEFFVTIAQAATFTAFLGLKHGPVVLGLIIGGVAAAPVAAYVVKHIPAKKLMITVGVLIILLSIRTLLLSFK, encoded by the coding sequence ATGTTTCTTACATGCGCGCTGGTCGGTTTGATCGCGCAGATGATTGATGGTGCCTTGGGCATGGCCTATGGCGTCAGTTGCAATACTTTCCTGCTCAGTGTCGGAATCGCCCCCGCAGCCGCGGCTGCCAGTGTGAAGACGGCTGAAGTCTTCACCACGGGCGTCTCCGGCTTGGCTCATCTCAAGCTGGGGAACGTCGATAAAAAGCTTTTTCACCGGCTGGTATTTCCCGGCGTAATCGGCGGTGTCTTAGGGGCTTATATCCTGACTAACTTGGACGGAGACAAGATCAAGCCCTACATCGCCATCTATCTCCTTATCATGGGCGCGGTGATCATCAAGAAGGCTTTCAAACGACCGGTACATAAGGAAGAGAAGCATCATCATGTGTCAGCGCTGGGGTTCTTTGGCGCGTTTATGGATGCCATCGGTGGCGGCGGCTGGGGTCCTATTGTGACTTCTACACTATTGGCTGGCGGACGTGAGCCGAGAACCGCCATCGGTTCTGTGAATACAGCCGAGTTCTTTGTCACCATTGCCCAAGCGGCCACGTTTACGGCGTTCTTGGGTTTGAAACATGGACCGGTAGTTCTGGGATTGATCATCGGTGGTGTGGCGGCGGCTCCTGTGGCCGCTTACGTGGTGAAACATATTCCAGCCAAGAAACTTATGATTACAGTGGGGGTGCTGATCATCTTGTTGAGCATCCGTACGCTGCTGCTGAGCTTCAAGTAA